DNA from Triticum aestivum cultivar Chinese Spring chromosome 7D, IWGSC CS RefSeq v2.1, whole genome shotgun sequence:
gcccgagattcgatcgtcggtatcccaataccttgttcaatctcgttaccggcaagtctctttactcgtaccgcaatgcatgatcccgtgactaacgccttagtcacattgagctcattatgatgatgcattaccgagtgggcccagagatacctctccgtcacacggagtgacaaatcccagtctcgatccgtgccaacccaacagacactttcggagatacccgtaatgcacctttatagtcacccagttacgttgtgacgtttggcacacccaaagcactcctacggtatccgggagttgcacgatctcatggtctaaggaaaagatacttgacattggaaaagctctagcaaacgaaactacacgatcttttatgctatgcttaggattgggtcttgtccatcacatcattctcctaatgatgtgatcccgttatcaatgacatccaatgtccatagtcaggaaaccatgactatctgttgatcaacgagctagtcaactagaggtttactagggacactttgtggtctatgtattcacacatgtattacgatttccggacaatacaattatagcatgaacaatagacaattaccatgaacaaagaaatataataataaccatttattattgcctctagggcatatttccaacatcgccCTCCTTATGCTGAGAAGGGTCGGTCGCGTCGTGACACCTTCTGTGACTATTGCTCCTCTTCCAGTGGGACTCCTGTGTCGTCATCGACTCCATCACTCACTGACTAGGACATTGTGCGGCTCAAGCGCCTTCTGGCTTCCTCCGGTTCTTCATCGAAGGGTTCTGCTGCTGCTGTGACTTCTTTCACCTCTTCATCACCGCTGGCATCTACACcgtcaggtacatcttcgtgggttctggactctggagcttcctTTCATATGCCTTCTAATTCTTCCGCGTTGTCTTCTCTTCGACCTCTTGATTCTCCTATTAATGTTCTTACTGCCGATGGCACATCTCTTCCTGTTACTAGTCGTGGTATTCTTTCTACTCCGTCCATTTCTGTTCCTAGTGCTTCACATGTTCCCCGCCTTACCATGAATCTctttttccgctgcccaacttactgattctgttTGCCGTGTCATTTTTtataccgactcttgctccattcaggatcgtcgcaccaaggctttggttggtgctggcccccggtGTCGTGggtcagagggcctttgggaggttgtCTGGCTTTGTTTTCCTTCCGCTGTCACCACTTCTGCCAGCTCTTATGCTCTTGCTGCCTCCtcgtctgcgtccttccagcagtggcatcatcgtcttGGTCACATCTATGGCTCTCGCTTGTCATCATTAGTgcgtcagggcctcttagggtctgtctctggagatgtttctttacattgtaatggttgtagacttggcaaacagacccagttaccttatcctaccagTGAGTCTGTATCTTggcgtccttttgacttagttcattctgatgtctggggtcctgctccctttgattcgaaaggtggtcatcgctactatgttttgtttattaatgatttctctcgctacacttggctctacttcatgaaatctcgtagtGAGGTTCTCTCCATATACAAACGATTTGCTaccatggttcacacccagttttccacgcctattcgtacttttcgtgctgactccgctggagagtatatctcccagatgttgcgtggttttctcgcggaacagggtactctgacccagttctcatgtcctggtgcccatgctcagaatggcgtcgcagaacgtaagcatcgtcatctgcTTGAGACAGCTCGTGCGCTGATGATTGCCGCTTCCCTTCCACCCCACTTTTGGGCGGAGGCCGTTtctgcatccacctatctcatcaacattcagccaccGATTGCCCTGCAaggtggtattcctatggagtgtctcactaGTCGTTCTCCTGACTACTCAtctcttcgtatgtttggatgtgtgtgtgtaagtgcatctagtgccccttagtgattttggtgtattgaagacttataggttaagggactaatgtgtttgtgagtgtacacagtgtctataagtctatgaggagtttgatatttacgatgaaagtcgacccctgaaaatgaatgtcttcagttgaagactttgaaaatgaggaaattggtgtgaccttgaagacttcgggattgatgcgaggattatgaagcgtgaagacttttgctttcatagtttcattttatcttttttaagtcataggaaacaccgtactgttaaagggggtcgagataaaactaaggaaaagtttccaagtgatgctcatctcaaaatcctacacctacccaatcctttcgagtgaagccattggaaatctcatatagttcagtcaatttcttcagtgacagagacgaagatcttctggtgtCTGAGGAATTTATCCTgactgactaaggagttaggaattcgccagtgcggattgcctacaagcgaggaacatgatagccctggggAATTTGAAagctcaaaattccgaccgttgttgtgttatgtgccagctgtccaaaatattccaccacctaacggtcatatcattgaaggacatttatgtcttatcatgtcggactgctcctaggctataaatagccgccccctacaaccactagttggttggctgctccgagagaaaccaacacttgtcattgagagcatcccatcgattttgagtgaaaatcatcatgaagaaaaacccaaacccaaacacctacaacccaaagtgattgatcatcactgaagagattgttcctgtgtggaaccgacgcttgttacctttgaggattgtgcatcctccagatggttaggcgtcatggtctagagcatccaagaggaattgtggatcaccgagtgaccaagtctgtaaaggtttggaagtcacccgaagacttaccacgagtgattgggctgaggtgatctggttacggtggttacttgaggattttggtgtgtctgctactacctcgaCTCCTTACTGTCAAACAGTACCgatgctatcagtattgcgcgtgatccggtgaagcatgagctcaccaagcacatcggtgtggatgcccactttgtgcgtgctgctttacaggatcagactctcgctcttcactatgtgccttctgagttacagttggcagacttcttcacgaaggcacaaaCACGAGCGCAGCATGACTTTTTTCTCTCTAAACTCATTGTTGTTgacccaccatgagtttgaggggggatgttagatgtgtatagtctttttttgtatatccccattgtataaggaatttttctgcactttaccacacatgtatatgagcCTTTGGCCCTCAGTCAAAGTTAGTTGCTAATTATCCAGCACTTAACAAGGGATGTAGCGATCGTTGAAGCAATATTGGTTGAAGCATTATCCCATGCAGTACAATCCACGGCACTGATCCAAAGAATTGAATTGAAGAATTTTTTTTAAACAAGGCAAAATACTTGCCATTTCattgatttttttttggaaaacttccaagctattcatcttcaattatggcagtacaatgaacatcagaaataaaaattacatccagatccgtagaccacctagcgacgactacaagcactgaagcgagccgaaggcgcgccgccgtcatcgcccctccatcgccggagtcatTGGTTAAGGAAGAAGGTTTTAGACAAAAGCCGCAAGCTACAAACGAAAGACTACTCTCACGGCATTACAACACCCAAGTGCTTGGCACCCGCCAAAGCCCAAAGCGACCCCTCTTATTTGATTTTGTTAATATGACTGTCAAAGGAACCGCCACGTTGCGTAAGACTCTAGGGTTTCTCTCGGACCAAACCTCCAAGGAGATGAGCGTCATCAAGGAAGGGCTGAATTGAAGAAATTGAACCATGCTGCACAAGAAGCGTCAAAGTTGCCGAACTAATAATCAGCAAAGTGCTCTTCTTGAAAGACACTATCAAAACGAAAACTAGTTTTGTCTCAGCCGACGACTATCCCTATACCTTTCTTTATAACGCTTggaggagaagaaaagagacgTATGAGAAGAAGAATCTGCGTTGGTAAGACGCAGCGCGCGTGGCAAACCTGTGTCTACGTGGCCTCCACAAACACCACATCGAGCAGTCAAACAATGGTTCCTCCGCATACCGAGGCGAGGCTGTGGAAGTAACACGTATGTGTGGCTTGATCATGGAAACGAAATTGCTTTTTACAAATGTTTGCCCGGAGCAAAATACCTGCCATGTGACGGATCTCTGTGGGCATGCAAAGTTACCACGCATCAATCCGAAAAACGGCAGGCAACCGGATAAATGCTGCTTCAAAATGTTTTAAATGTGCATCTGACCTACGGTTTCATCATCCATTAATGTACGTTAATGCACTTGTGTCCCAGCATGCAGGAGCAACGGCTAACGTGTAAAAAGGGCAGTGGTCAAAGTTGCTGTACATGTTGGAGTACAATGATATGTTCCTAATTTACGAATGCAGTAACTCGTTGCCAACCAGGGTGGGTGGTAGGGTACGTCTCGTCGTCTATACATACGCCAGGCTGCCTGCTTCCATTTGATCCGGTTCATATCATCTGATCTGACACGGCCAgacatggcgacggcggcggcagcagtGAAAATGTCGCCTAGGTCGACCGGATACCCTTCGTTGTGCAAACCAAGCAACACCGGCTGCTACTGCAAGCCACCGGCAGCGGCTCCGATGAACACCTTGTAAGTGGGTTGGAGTGATgaatattttgtttttgttttgagaacACATGTGGTAGCGTAAGTGCATGCATGCAAGATACAGTACTTAACTTTGCATGGGGGACAGGAGGTGTAGGAGCGCCGTGAGCAGCAGAGGAGGTCCGACGGCCGgacggcgggaggaggaggaggaatggagGAGGTACCTTGCGCCGGAGAGGCTGGAGGTGCTGGCGCAGCTGGAGCCGTGGGCGGAGGCGAACATGCTGCCGCTGCTCAAGCCGGCGGACGAGGCGTGGCAGCCGGCGGACATGCTCCCGGACGCGGCGGCGCTGGGCGCGGACGGCTTCCACGCGGCGTGCCTCGAGCTCCGCGCCAGGGCGGAGGGCGTGCCGGACGCGCAGCTGGTGTGCCTGGTGGGGAACATGGTCACGGAGGAGGCGCTCCCGACGTACCAGAGCATGTCCAACCGCTTCGAGGGCACCCGCGACGCCACCGGCGCCGACGGCACCGCCTGGGCGCGCTGGGTCCGCGGCTGGTCCGCCGAGGAGAACCGCCACGGCGACGTGCTCAGCCGCTACATGTACCTCTCCGGCCGCCTCGACATGCGCCAGGTGGAGCGCACCGTGCACCGCCTCATCAGTTCCGGCATGGCCATGCACGCGCCGGCGAGCCCCTACCACGGCTTCATCTACGTCGCCTTCCAGGAGCGCGCCACCTCCATCTCCCACGGCAACACGGCGCGTCAGGTCCGCGCGCACGGCGACGCCGCGCTCGCGCGCATCTGCGGCGCCATCGCCGCCGACGAGAAACGGCACGAGGCGGCCTACACCCGCGTCGTGGCGAAGCTCTTCGAGGTGGACCCGGACGCCGCCGTGCGCGCCATGGCGTACATGATGCGGCGCCGCATCACCATGCCGGCCGCGCTCATGGACGACGGCCGCGACGCCGACCTCTTCGCGCACTacgccgccgccgcgcagcaggcCGGGGTGTACACCGCGTCGGACTACCGCGGCATCCTGGAGCACCTCATACGCCAGTGGCGGGTGGAGGAGCTGTCGGCGGGGCTGTCCGGCGAGGGGAGGCGCGCGCGGGACTACGTCTGCGCGTTGCGGGAGAAGATCCGGAGGATGGAGGAGAGGGCCCATGACAGGGTGCGAAAGGAGCCCACCCCGGTCCCGTTTAGCTGGATCTTTGATAGGCCTGTCAGCGTCGTGCTCCATTGATTCAAAGAAACCCGGACTGTCCACATACCAGTACCAGTGTACCACCATTGCTGCAGCGAGTGTGGCAGCTCGAGGCGAGAAGCTACAATATAGAATATGTTTCATGGCACCGTCTTCTTGCGTAGGACATGTATTTATATCTTTCTAAAAAATGGACATGTATTTGTTTTTTTATTGGTTCTTGTGTCTGTTTCTCTGTTCTCGGCTATTATTTTACCACATACATATATGTGTTTTAATTTTTTCCCTGGTAGACATTTTCTTATGTGGTTATATTTACATTAATTCTTCTAATAATATGAGTATTGAACATAATTAACTAAATCATTCTCACATGATAATGATGTGTCCATAACATTTTTCGAGTAATGTGATCTTAAACCGTTAATTTTATGAGAGGTGTCAGGCATTTAATTTGAGACTACACCTATGCATCAAAATATATGTTCATGTACTAGAAAACTATTCATATTATTGAAAAGTCGTCTTATATATGAAAAGAAATGTTTACATAAGTATTCATGTATTTCATACAACATTTGTATACTTTagccaaaataatataaaaaataaaGTGAATAGCTAGAAATAAAAGAACAACAATATCAAAAACAAATAGTACAAAAAAGAAAGTGTTACTAGGACGGCCCATGTTGTGGGACGCACCTGAACTGAGCGCTATGCCCTTTTTGCTGGAAGCGGCTTTGTCTCGCCCCCTGCGTTGCCAATGAGACCTCCCCTGATCCAACCCCATGTTCTATTTTGTATTCTACTCATGTGTTTTTTCAGTAATAAACTTGGCGACACCCCTAAAAAATAAAAACTAACGAGCCCTCCCAAGTTGCTTTCAAGTTTGTTTGTCTTCACTGTTTTTTTAATTTGTGCGTTTTTGGTGtatatttttgaatttttaatACATATATTCAAAACTTATTTTTTTTGAAAACCATGAATTTTAAAAGTTAACAC
Protein-coding regions in this window:
- the LOC123168642 gene encoding acyl-[acyl-carrier-protein] desaturase 7, chloroplastic, translated to MATAAAAVKMSPRSTGYPSLCKPSNTGCYCKPPAAAPMNTLRCRSAVSSRGGPTAGRREEEEEWRRYLAPERLEVLAQLEPWAEANMLPLLKPADEAWQPADMLPDAAALGADGFHAACLELRARAEGVPDAQLVCLVGNMVTEEALPTYQSMSNRFEGTRDATGADGTAWARWVRGWSAEENRHGDVLSRYMYLSGRLDMRQVERTVHRLISSGMAMHAPASPYHGFIYVAFQERATSISHGNTARQVRAHGDAALARICGAIAADEKRHEAAYTRVVAKLFEVDPDAAVRAMAYMMRRRITMPAALMDDGRDADLFAHYAAAAQQAGVYTASDYRGILEHLIRQWRVEELSAGLSGEGRRARDYVCALREKIRRMEERAHDRVRKEPTPVPFSWIFDRPVSVVLH